Proteins from a genomic interval of Rhodococcoides fascians A25f:
- the rimP gene encoding ribosome maturation factor RimP: protein MPVPSKERVVELLADLVRERGYDLEDVNVVAAGKHSAVRIMVDREEGIDLDALPELSREISDAFDAVTDFGEAPYTLEVTTPGIDRPLTEPRHWRRARGRKVRIELAESKLDGRVGLLDGDSVTVVTKEKGVLSTRSIVLTDVVKAVVQVEFSRPTAEEMDLAGGVVGSRPSPANTDEIVDVEAPEEGSNK from the coding sequence ATGCCTGTTCCGTCCAAGGAGAGGGTTGTCGAACTACTCGCCGACCTCGTTCGAGAACGGGGCTACGACCTCGAAGACGTGAACGTCGTCGCAGCAGGCAAGCACAGCGCGGTGCGCATCATGGTCGATCGAGAAGAGGGCATCGACCTGGACGCGCTCCCGGAGCTGAGCCGCGAGATCTCCGACGCCTTCGATGCGGTGACGGATTTCGGTGAAGCGCCGTACACGCTCGAAGTCACCACTCCCGGAATCGACCGGCCCCTGACCGAGCCGCGGCATTGGCGTCGGGCCCGCGGACGCAAGGTGCGCATCGAGTTGGCCGAGAGCAAGCTGGACGGTCGGGTCGGTCTACTCGACGGAGATTCGGTCACCGTGGTGACCAAGGAGAAGGGCGTGCTGTCGACGCGGTCGATAGTTCTGACAGACGTTGTGAAAGCTGTTGTGCAGGTGGAATTTTCAAGGCCCACCGCCGAGGAGATGGACTTGGCGGGTGGCGTGGTCGGCAGTAGGCCCTCGCCTGCGAACACCGACGAAATCGTGGATGTGGAAGCACCGGAAGAAGGGTCGAACAAGTGA
- a CDS encoding ferritin-like domain-containing protein: MSDLGPEQQGLVDALEAEYAAVFAYGVVAAFSNPTRADLVATNTAAHRARRDATIDALQAASVAVPLPDPAYASPFPVTDAISATQLAAQAEIDTCVAWRSLIERSQSGGTREMGVQALTDAAVRLATWQQILGVTPSSTAFPGRP, encoded by the coding sequence ATGAGCGATCTCGGTCCGGAACAGCAAGGTCTGGTCGACGCCCTCGAAGCCGAGTACGCGGCGGTATTCGCCTACGGCGTCGTCGCGGCGTTCTCCAACCCCACGCGCGCCGATCTGGTCGCAACCAACACTGCTGCCCATCGCGCGCGCAGAGACGCGACCATCGACGCGCTCCAGGCAGCCAGTGTCGCCGTCCCCCTCCCCGATCCCGCATACGCATCACCGTTTCCGGTGACCGACGCGATCTCGGCCACTCAGTTGGCTGCCCAGGCCGAGATCGACACGTGTGTGGCGTGGCGTTCGCTGATCGAACGCAGCCAGTCCGGTGGTACACGCGAGATGGGAGTCCAGGCGTTGACCGACGCCGCGGTCCGGCTCGCGACGTGGCAACAGATCCTGGGAGTCACACCCTCGTCGACGGCATTTCCCGGTCGACCGTGA
- a CDS encoding DHA2 family efflux MFS transporter permease subunit, translated as MTATASPPAHHPVARSIPVWLGILAASLPMFMATLDNLVMTSALPVIQQDLNASVGQLQWFLNAYTLSFATFMLTAATLGDRWGRRAVFLGGIAIFTVASVASALATSPAMLIAARAVQGVGAAAIMPLSLTLLAAVVPMGKRAMAIGIWGGVSGLGVALGPVVGGAVVDGISWQAIFWINVPVALVAVPLAYTALKESTGRTQPLDLLGVVLAGGGVFLLVWAVVHGNDDGWASTTVLTSAIGSAVLLVAFVVRASRTRYSVLPLALFRSRSFTLANVIGITFSLGMFGAVFLLAQYLQIVMHYTPFQAGLRTLPWTAAPMVVAPIAGLLAERVGLRGLLVSGLALQSVSLVWMALILGPDTEYLSMVPALLMAGVGMGLTFAPSATAVLRDMKVDDHATASSANSTMREVGIALGIAVLTAVFIGNGGSLTPTGYTDALAPALLVGAGAVGIGLVAALFMPGRSAAGAEAVTVDREMPSTRV; from the coding sequence GTGACCGCTACAGCCTCTCCGCCTGCACATCATCCTGTCGCTCGGTCGATTCCGGTGTGGCTGGGAATCCTCGCGGCATCCCTACCGATGTTCATGGCAACACTCGACAATCTGGTGATGACCAGCGCGCTGCCGGTCATTCAGCAGGATCTGAACGCGTCGGTCGGCCAGCTGCAGTGGTTCCTCAACGCCTACACCCTGAGCTTCGCCACGTTCATGCTCACCGCGGCGACGCTCGGTGACAGGTGGGGCAGACGGGCGGTGTTCCTCGGTGGCATCGCGATCTTCACCGTCGCTTCGGTGGCCAGTGCACTCGCCACGAGCCCGGCCATGCTCATCGCGGCGCGGGCTGTGCAGGGCGTAGGTGCTGCCGCGATCATGCCGTTGTCGTTGACCCTGCTGGCCGCGGTGGTACCGATGGGCAAGCGCGCCATGGCAATCGGGATCTGGGGCGGAGTCTCCGGCCTCGGTGTGGCCCTGGGGCCGGTCGTCGGTGGAGCCGTCGTCGACGGCATCTCCTGGCAGGCGATCTTCTGGATCAACGTTCCGGTGGCACTGGTTGCAGTACCGCTCGCCTACACGGCGCTGAAAGAGTCGACGGGACGGACCCAGCCGCTCGATCTGCTCGGTGTGGTGCTTGCCGGCGGTGGCGTCTTCCTGTTGGTGTGGGCGGTGGTTCACGGCAACGACGACGGATGGGCGTCGACCACAGTGCTCACCAGTGCCATCGGGTCAGCGGTGTTGCTCGTCGCGTTCGTCGTGCGAGCGTCTCGCACCCGGTATTCGGTACTGCCGTTGGCGCTGTTCCGATCACGCAGTTTCACCCTCGCCAACGTCATCGGAATCACGTTCTCGCTCGGCATGTTCGGAGCTGTGTTCCTTCTTGCGCAGTACCTGCAGATCGTCATGCACTACACACCGTTCCAGGCAGGCCTGCGTACGCTGCCCTGGACCGCAGCGCCGATGGTGGTCGCGCCGATTGCGGGCCTGTTGGCGGAGCGCGTCGGGCTCCGTGGATTGCTGGTCAGCGGCTTGGCGCTGCAGTCGGTGTCGCTGGTGTGGATGGCTCTGATCCTCGGGCCCGACACCGAGTACCTGTCCATGGTCCCGGCGCTGCTGATGGCCGGCGTGGGCATGGGCCTGACGTTCGCGCCGTCCGCGACGGCAGTGTTGCGCGACATGAAGGTCGACGATCACGCCACGGCGAGCAGCGCGAACTCCACGATGCGCGAAGTGGGTATCGCGCTGGGGATCGCGGTGCTGACCGCCGTGTTCATCGGTAACGGCGGATCGTTGACGCCCACCGGATACACCGACGCTCTGGCACCGGCCCTACTCGTCGGCGCGGGAGCAGTCGGGATCGGACTGGTCGCGGCACTGTTCATGCCGGGTCGTTCCGCCGCTGGGGCGGAGGCCGTCACGGTCGACCGGGAAATGCCGTCGACGAGGGTGTGA
- a CDS encoding TetR/AcrR family transcriptional regulator, giving the protein MSDTPTPKPRATRMDAADRRELVLDAATRAFARGGFAGTSTDAVAKEAGVSQPYVVRMFGTKVELFRLVFQRSIDGIMTAFDGVLASGPLDPADDETWADLGGAYADLVADRDLLMVMMHGFGAGAVPEIGRQAREGMGAIYSQIRNGTGCSEDQARQFIAHGMLLNVLISMQAPEHPEDSAGLHEMTMCAFGTKLVPADPGLL; this is encoded by the coding sequence ATGTCCGACACTCCTACGCCCAAGCCCAGAGCAACCCGGATGGACGCGGCCGACCGTCGAGAACTCGTCCTCGACGCCGCAACACGTGCGTTTGCACGCGGCGGGTTCGCCGGAACGAGTACCGATGCGGTGGCGAAGGAAGCGGGCGTATCGCAGCCGTACGTGGTCCGCATGTTCGGAACCAAGGTCGAATTGTTTCGGCTGGTCTTCCAACGCTCCATCGACGGCATCATGACGGCGTTCGACGGAGTGCTGGCCTCGGGCCCCCTGGACCCAGCCGACGACGAGACCTGGGCCGACCTCGGCGGTGCCTACGCCGATCTGGTGGCCGATCGCGACCTGCTGATGGTCATGATGCACGGGTTCGGCGCAGGGGCGGTACCCGAGATCGGCCGTCAGGCCAGAGAAGGAATGGGCGCGATCTACAGCCAGATCCGCAACGGGACCGGGTGTTCGGAAGATCAGGCACGGCAGTTCATCGCGCACGGAATGCTGCTCAATGTCCTGATATCGATGCAGGCACCGGAGCATCCGGAAGACAGCGCTGGGCTGCACGAGATGACGATGTGTGCGTTCGGAACCAAGCTCGTTCCGGCCGATCCCGGACTGCTGTAA
- a CDS encoding acyl-CoA dehydrogenase family protein, with the protein MAQYSLFDPTTFDPAELDEDSRRQLRALIEWFESRGKGRLLADDLDSVWPADFLEFVAEQKLFATFSTPAAYADGLPNTRWDAARNAALSEILGFYGLAYWYTWQVTVLGLGPIWMSANDDAKRRAAAELDRGGVMAFGLSERAHGADVYSTDMLLTPSADDADLEFTASGEKYYIGNGNVAGMVSVFGRRTDIEGPDSYVFFVADSAHPAYQLRESVVHGQMYVSTFSLESYPVRGQDILHTGADAFSAALNTVNVGKFNLCTGSVGICEHAFYEAITHANNRILYGNRVTDFPHVRSAFVDGYSRLIAMKLFSARAVDYFRAAGPEDRRYLLFNPMTKAKVTSEGETVVRLLHDVIAAKGYEKNTYFREAAQLIGTLPKLEGTVHVNVALMLKFMPAYMFSPTDYPDVGTRTEPVDDSFFFAQGPARGASSVRFHDWNPVYQKHSGIPNVGRFYEQAQAFRSFLAECAPDEAQQKDLDFLLGVGHLFSLVVYGHLLLEQADEISNEMMDQIFDFQIRDFSGYAVALYGKPSSTAAQQQWALDSIRKPVVDGDRFETVWNEVVSYDGRYEMRP; encoded by the coding sequence GTGGCTCAGTATTCGCTGTTCGATCCGACGACTTTCGACCCGGCCGAGCTCGACGAAGACTCTCGCCGACAGCTGCGCGCACTGATCGAGTGGTTCGAGAGCCGCGGTAAAGGCAGGCTGTTGGCGGACGATCTCGACAGCGTCTGGCCCGCAGACTTTCTGGAATTCGTCGCCGAGCAGAAGTTGTTCGCGACGTTCTCCACACCCGCCGCGTACGCCGACGGATTGCCGAACACACGATGGGACGCCGCGCGCAACGCTGCGCTCAGCGAGATTCTCGGGTTCTACGGTCTGGCGTACTGGTACACCTGGCAGGTCACCGTCCTCGGGCTCGGGCCGATCTGGATGAGTGCGAACGACGACGCCAAGCGCCGTGCCGCAGCCGAGTTGGACCGCGGTGGAGTCATGGCCTTCGGCTTGTCCGAGCGGGCACACGGTGCCGACGTGTATTCCACCGACATGCTGTTGACGCCCTCGGCCGACGACGCCGACCTCGAGTTCACCGCGTCGGGGGAGAAGTACTACATCGGAAACGGCAACGTGGCCGGGATGGTGTCGGTGTTCGGTCGGCGCACCGATATCGAGGGACCGGATTCGTACGTGTTCTTCGTAGCCGACAGCGCGCATCCCGCGTATCAGTTGCGCGAGAGTGTCGTGCACGGCCAGATGTACGTCAGTACGTTCTCGCTGGAGAGCTACCCCGTCCGTGGGCAGGACATTCTGCACACCGGTGCCGATGCCTTCTCGGCGGCACTGAACACGGTGAACGTCGGCAAGTTCAACCTCTGCACCGGTTCGGTCGGCATCTGCGAGCATGCGTTCTACGAGGCGATCACACATGCGAACAACAGAATTCTCTACGGAAATCGCGTCACCGATTTTCCGCACGTGCGCAGCGCATTCGTCGACGGTTACTCGCGCCTGATCGCGATGAAACTCTTCAGCGCCCGCGCGGTGGACTACTTCCGCGCTGCCGGACCCGAGGACCGGCGCTACCTGCTGTTCAATCCGATGACCAAGGCGAAGGTCACCTCGGAGGGCGAAACCGTCGTTCGGCTGCTGCACGACGTCATCGCAGCCAAGGGGTACGAGAAGAACACCTACTTCCGTGAGGCCGCCCAGCTGATCGGAACGCTTCCCAAGCTCGAGGGCACCGTGCACGTCAACGTTGCGCTGATGCTCAAGTTCATGCCGGCGTACATGTTCTCGCCCACCGACTACCCCGACGTCGGCACCCGAACCGAGCCGGTCGACGACAGTTTCTTCTTCGCTCAAGGCCCGGCTAGGGGCGCGAGCTCGGTGCGGTTCCACGACTGGAATCCGGTGTACCAGAAGCACTCCGGTATCCCCAATGTCGGACGGTTCTACGAGCAGGCGCAGGCGTTCAGGTCGTTTCTCGCCGAGTGCGCGCCCGACGAAGCGCAGCAGAAGGACCTCGACTTTCTGCTCGGGGTGGGCCACCTGTTCTCGCTCGTCGTCTACGGTCATCTCCTGCTCGAGCAGGCCGACGAGATCTCGAACGAGATGATGGATCAGATCTTCGATTTCCAGATCAGGGACTTCTCCGGCTATGCCGTCGCTCTGTACGGAAAGCCGTCGTCGACTGCTGCGCAACAACAGTGGGCTCTTGATTCGATTCGTAAGCCGGTGGTCGACGGCGACCGTTTCGAGACGGTGTGGAACGAGGTCGTCTCGTACGACGGTCGGTACGAGATGCGTCCCTAG
- a CDS encoding proline--tRNA ligase yields the protein MITRLSQLFLRTLRDDPADAEVDSHKLLVRAGYVRRIAPGVYSWLPLGLRVLRQVERVVREEMNAIGAQEISLPALLPREPYETTNRWTEYGDALFRLQDRKGNDMLLGPTHEELFALTVKAEYNSYKDLPVTLYQIQTKYRDEERPRAGILRGREFVMKDSYSFDMDEDGLKKSYAAHREAYQRIFARLGVSYVIVAATSGAMGGSASEEFLAESDIGEDTYVRCVESGYAANVEAVTTPAPEPIPIEGQPAAVDYETGDTPTIATLVEWANGADLGRTVTGADTLKNILLKVRNAEGEWELLAVGLPGDREVDEKRLEASLEPAEFALLTDADFASNPFLIKGYIGPRALQANGVRYLVDPRVVDGTSWITGADVEGKHVVNLVAGRDFVPDGTIEAAEVRDGDMSPDGRGPLVSARGIEIGHIFQLGYKYTDAFSVDVLGEAGKPVRLVQGSYGVGVSRLVAVIAEQMHDDKGLRWPSEVAPADVHLVIANKDDAARTGAESIASQLDTQGIEVLFDDRKASPGVKFKDSELIGVPLVVVLGRGWADGKVEIRDRFSGESRELDVDSAVEEIVKAVRHTP from the coding sequence GTGATCACCCGTCTTTCGCAGCTGTTCCTCCGTACCCTTCGCGACGACCCGGCCGACGCCGAGGTCGACAGCCACAAGCTGTTGGTTCGCGCCGGCTACGTTCGTCGTATCGCGCCGGGTGTCTACTCGTGGCTTCCCCTCGGTTTGCGGGTCCTTCGCCAGGTCGAGCGCGTGGTACGCGAGGAGATGAACGCCATCGGTGCGCAGGAGATCTCGCTGCCCGCCCTGCTGCCGCGCGAGCCCTACGAGACGACGAATCGGTGGACCGAGTACGGCGACGCACTGTTCCGGTTGCAGGACCGCAAGGGCAACGACATGCTGCTGGGGCCCACCCACGAAGAGCTGTTCGCGCTGACGGTGAAGGCCGAGTACAACTCCTACAAGGATCTTCCGGTCACGCTGTACCAGATCCAGACGAAATACCGCGACGAGGAGCGTCCCCGCGCAGGCATTCTGCGCGGGCGCGAATTCGTCATGAAGGACTCGTACTCCTTCGATATGGACGAGGACGGACTGAAGAAGTCCTACGCCGCCCACCGTGAGGCCTACCAGCGCATCTTCGCCAGGCTCGGCGTCTCCTACGTCATCGTCGCTGCGACGTCCGGTGCCATGGGCGGCAGTGCATCCGAGGAATTCCTCGCCGAGAGCGACATCGGCGAAGACACGTACGTTCGATGCGTCGAGTCGGGTTACGCGGCGAATGTCGAGGCCGTCACGACACCGGCACCCGAGCCGATCCCCATCGAGGGGCAGCCGGCTGCAGTCGACTACGAGACGGGCGATACCCCGACCATCGCGACTCTCGTGGAGTGGGCCAACGGTGCCGATCTGGGCCGTACCGTCACCGGGGCCGACACTCTCAAGAACATCCTGCTCAAGGTTCGTAATGCCGAGGGGGAGTGGGAGTTGCTCGCCGTCGGGCTGCCCGGCGACCGTGAGGTGGACGAGAAGCGGCTCGAAGCATCGCTCGAACCCGCCGAGTTCGCCTTGCTGACCGACGCGGACTTCGCGTCCAATCCGTTCCTGATCAAGGGGTACATCGGACCGCGCGCGTTGCAGGCCAACGGTGTTCGCTACCTCGTTGATCCGAGGGTCGTCGACGGGACGTCGTGGATCACCGGCGCGGATGTCGAGGGCAAGCATGTGGTGAACCTCGTGGCCGGTCGTGACTTCGTTCCCGACGGCACCATCGAAGCGGCCGAGGTGCGCGACGGTGACATGTCTCCCGACGGTCGTGGTCCGCTCGTCAGTGCCCGCGGGATCGAGATCGGACACATTTTCCAGCTCGGGTACAAGTACACCGACGCGTTCTCGGTCGATGTCCTCGGCGAGGCCGGCAAGCCCGTCCGCCTGGTGCAGGGGTCCTACGGCGTCGGTGTCTCGCGTCTGGTCGCTGTGATCGCCGAGCAGATGCACGACGACAAGGGACTGCGGTGGCCGTCGGAGGTTGCGCCTGCCGATGTTCATCTGGTGATCGCGAACAAGGACGACGCTGCGCGTACGGGTGCGGAATCCATTGCATCGCAATTGGATACGCAAGGAATCGAGGTTCTGTTCGACGATCGCAAGGCGTCGCCGGGAGTGAAGTTCAAGGACTCGGAACTGATCGGCGTTCCGCTCGTGGTCGTTCTCGGCCGCGGCTGGGCCGACGGCAAGGTCGAGATCCGCGACCGCTTCTCCGGTGAGAGTCGCGAACTGGACGTCGATTCGGCGGTCGAGGAGATCGTGAAGGCCGTGCGGCACACCCCGTAG
- the yaaA gene encoding peroxide stress protein YaaA: MLILLPPSETKSDGGSGAPLDLDRLALPSLLPLRRKLADALVELSGDVDASITALGLGPTQVDEIERNARLWSSPTTPALQRYTGVLYDALDAPSFTRAGRARAHARLWIGSALFGAVRASDPIPSYRLSGGSTIPDFGTLRSHWKPELSDAILAEDEGIVVDLRSGTYQQLGPVPGAITATVLTEKPDGSRSVVSHFNKHHKGLLARALTLTTAEPKDVKAVARVASKAGLRVEVASSTELIVLTE; this comes from the coding sequence GTGCTGATTCTCCTTCCTCCCTCCGAGACGAAGTCCGACGGTGGTTCCGGAGCACCCCTCGATCTGGACCGACTGGCGTTGCCGTCGTTGCTGCCCCTTCGCCGAAAGCTCGCCGATGCCCTGGTCGAGTTGTCCGGCGACGTCGATGCCTCCATCACGGCACTCGGCCTCGGTCCCACCCAGGTCGACGAGATCGAACGCAACGCCCGATTGTGGTCCTCCCCCACCACGCCCGCCCTGCAGCGGTACACCGGCGTGCTCTACGACGCACTCGATGCGCCGTCGTTCACCAGGGCCGGCCGCGCCCGCGCACACGCGAGACTGTGGATCGGATCGGCGCTGTTCGGGGCCGTCCGGGCGTCCGATCCGATTCCGTCCTACCGGCTCTCCGGCGGATCGACGATTCCCGACTTCGGCACACTGCGATCACATTGGAAGCCGGAACTGTCCGACGCGATCCTCGCCGAGGACGAGGGCATCGTCGTCGACCTCCGCTCCGGCACCTATCAACAGCTCGGTCCCGTTCCCGGCGCGATCACCGCTACGGTGCTCACCGAGAAGCCCGACGGCAGCCGATCGGTGGTGAGCCACTTCAACAAGCATCACAAGGGACTGCTGGCACGCGCGTTGACGCTGACCACCGCCGAGCCCAAAGACGTGAAAGCCGTTGCGCGTGTGGCATCGAAAGCGGGTCTTCGAGTCGAAGTGGCGTCGTCGACCGAGCTGATCGTGCTCACCGAATGA
- a CDS encoding DUF2786 domain-containing protein — MSDIPGLLRRGADASVGKTKSQRVADDVADRLVSMDATALGSLALTNMIETMYENGWQPIDLVHVVRRQHTVAVATLAAAALLHQADLTDADSRAPQDWVDQMSSICEQFPKVATRVESTPDFLTAYLTSSGKSDYIAASDQWLDVLTLLGQWQTLPRWPQLGPKPSQWPRTRPTLQGVSGSDSPNTKMLSKIRGLLAKADATDFEEEAETLTAKAQELMTRYSIDTMLLSQGHIDIHGRRVHVDGPHAPAKAQLLHVVGTANRVKAIWDSEFAVATLVGAPVDVEQTELLFTSLLVQATRALGHSPEAKKRKKAGSAAFGKAFLYAYAIRVGDRLTDADAHVLEEARHDSGDLLPILAAQTVAVEAEFDRLFPTAKPMRGPRLDAEGWDSGQAAADRADLSR; from the coding sequence ATGAGCGATATCCCCGGTCTGCTCCGCCGCGGTGCCGACGCGTCCGTGGGCAAGACCAAGAGCCAACGCGTCGCTGACGACGTCGCCGATCGGCTGGTGTCGATGGACGCGACCGCACTCGGCTCTCTGGCACTGACGAACATGATCGAGACGATGTACGAAAACGGTTGGCAGCCCATAGATCTGGTGCATGTCGTGCGGCGTCAGCACACGGTGGCCGTGGCCACCCTGGCGGCGGCGGCACTGCTGCATCAAGCCGATCTCACCGATGCGGATTCGCGGGCCCCGCAGGACTGGGTGGATCAGATGTCGTCCATCTGCGAGCAGTTCCCGAAAGTTGCGACGAGGGTCGAGTCCACCCCCGACTTCCTGACGGCATACCTCACCTCCTCCGGCAAGTCCGACTACATCGCCGCCAGTGATCAGTGGCTCGATGTGCTCACCCTGCTCGGGCAATGGCAGACACTCCCCCGATGGCCTCAGCTCGGCCCCAAGCCGTCCCAGTGGCCGCGCACTCGTCCCACGCTGCAGGGTGTTTCCGGCTCCGACTCGCCGAACACCAAGATGCTGAGCAAGATTCGTGGTCTGTTGGCCAAAGCCGACGCCACGGACTTCGAGGAGGAGGCCGAAACGTTGACGGCCAAGGCGCAGGAGTTGATGACGCGCTACTCCATCGACACCATGCTGCTCTCGCAGGGCCACATCGATATTCACGGCCGACGGGTACATGTCGACGGCCCCCATGCCCCAGCCAAGGCGCAACTGCTGCACGTCGTCGGAACTGCCAACCGCGTCAAGGCGATCTGGGACTCCGAGTTCGCCGTCGCAACCCTGGTGGGTGCCCCGGTGGACGTGGAACAGACCGAATTGCTGTTCACCTCCCTGCTGGTCCAGGCAACCCGCGCCCTCGGTCATTCGCCGGAAGCGAAGAAGCGCAAGAAAGCCGGGTCGGCTGCCTTCGGGAAGGCCTTCCTGTACGCATATGCGATCCGAGTCGGAGATCGCCTGACCGACGCCGATGCGCACGTACTCGAGGAGGCGCGCCACGACTCCGGTGATCTACTACCGATACTGGCGGCGCAAACGGTCGCAGTGGAGGCCGAGTTCGATCGATTGTTCCCGACGGCGAAGCCGATGCGCGGTCCGCGCCTGGACGCGGAGGGCTGGGACTCGGGCCAGGCGGCTGCGGATCGGGCCGACCTCTCGCGCTGA
- the mgtE gene encoding magnesium transporter, with protein MPETLDDIMTRTSELLSERNMAALSTLMTGVSTTDAVRILERVDSARRAVLFRLLPKDEAVSVFERFDATVRSELFESLRSDDVIALFEDLDPDDRVELLDELPSNVAHRMMSGLSAAERALTAPMLGYDRGSVGRRMSPEYVRVHSDTTVAEALDAVRRTGADAESVYLLPITDQHRTLVGVVTLADLATAAPSTPVGDLYSDHPVVKADSSAEIASRLCFEHRSPAVVVVDSEERLIGILTLEQSARILEEAEDEDAARAGGSEPLRRPYLSTPVLAIVRSRVVWLLVLALSAILTVQVLEIFEHALAAVVTLALFIPLLTGTGGNTGSQAATTVTRALALGDVRPRDIAAVLFREVRVGATMGAMLGTLGFAITGLVYDWHLGLVIGSTLLSICTIAATVGGAMPLVAKKIGVDPAVFSTPFISTFCDATGLIVYFLIAKAVLGV; from the coding sequence GTGCCCGAGACTCTCGACGACATCATGACAAGAACCTCGGAATTGCTCTCCGAGCGCAACATGGCCGCGCTGTCGACGTTGATGACAGGCGTGTCGACGACCGATGCGGTTCGGATACTCGAGCGAGTCGACTCCGCTCGCCGCGCGGTGCTCTTTCGCCTACTGCCCAAGGACGAGGCGGTGTCGGTGTTCGAGAGGTTCGACGCCACGGTGCGCAGCGAGTTGTTCGAGAGCCTGCGTAGTGACGACGTCATCGCGCTGTTCGAGGACCTCGACCCGGACGACCGAGTCGAACTGCTCGACGAACTTCCGTCCAACGTCGCGCACCGGATGATGAGCGGACTCTCCGCCGCGGAGCGAGCGCTGACGGCACCCATGTTGGGCTACGACCGGGGATCGGTCGGTCGACGGATGAGCCCCGAATACGTACGCGTGCACTCCGATACCACGGTGGCCGAGGCGCTCGATGCTGTTCGTCGTACCGGCGCGGATGCCGAATCGGTCTACCTCCTGCCGATCACCGACCAGCACCGCACGCTGGTCGGTGTGGTGACTCTTGCCGACCTGGCGACCGCGGCGCCGTCGACCCCGGTGGGCGATCTGTACTCGGATCACCCGGTGGTGAAGGCGGACTCGTCCGCCGAGATCGCGTCCCGGCTGTGCTTCGAGCACCGTAGTCCCGCGGTGGTGGTCGTCGACTCAGAGGAACGGCTGATCGGCATTCTCACCCTCGAGCAGTCCGCGCGCATCCTCGAGGAGGCAGAGGACGAGGACGCCGCCCGGGCAGGCGGCTCGGAGCCACTACGGCGTCCCTACCTGTCCACACCGGTGCTCGCCATCGTTCGCTCCCGTGTGGTGTGGCTACTGGTCCTGGCATTGTCGGCAATTCTCACGGTGCAGGTACTCGAGATCTTCGAGCATGCTCTTGCCGCCGTGGTCACTCTCGCCCTGTTCATCCCTCTGTTGACCGGGACCGGAGGCAACACGGGCTCGCAGGCAGCGACCACCGTGACCCGAGCCCTGGCACTCGGCGACGTCCGTCCGCGCGACATTGCCGCAGTGCTGTTTCGAGAGGTTCGCGTCGGCGCGACCATGGGTGCGATGCTCGGCACCCTGGGCTTCGCCATCACAGGACTCGTCTACGACTGGCACCTCGGACTGGTTATCGGAAGTACCCTGCTGTCGATCTGCACCATTGCGGCCACCGTCGGCGGTGCCATGCCGTTGGTTGCCAAGAAGATCGGCGTGGATCCGGCCGTCTTCTCGACGCCGTTCATCTCGACCTTCTGCGACGCAACGGGTCTGATCGTCTACTTCCTCATCGCGAAGGCCGTTCTGGGCGTGTGA